The following are encoded in a window of Candida dubliniensis CD36 chromosome 4, complete sequence genomic DNA:
- a CDS encoding mitochondrial protein phosphatase type 2C, putative (Similar to S. cerevisiae PTC7) gives MSMLLSILSKKNGVSLGSNFIKTSARSFASSSRSYWGGYGKGSTKDYSTAASPSATASAASMNYDSALTSVSHYNIAVAFQPKNREESNLFKKKQPSPSLQSPSGEDNLFVSNEKAGCIAVGVADGVGGWSEAGYDSSAISRELCASLRRQFESGAASNPKQLLSLAFKEILSSPQVEIGGTTACLGVLTSDLKLHVANLGDSWCGLFRDSKLINETNFQTHNFNTPFQLAKIPEEIVRQAKLQGRRYIIDSPEAADEYTWDLKSGDVVMFATDGVTDNVIPQDIELFLKDHEESNQLDEVANRFVKEVVKVSKDSNFPSAFAQELSRLTGQKYLGGKEDDITVVLIKVK, from the coding sequence ATGTCGAtgttattatcaattcTCTCCAAGAAGAATGGAGTTTCCCTAGGCTCgaattttatcaaaacaaGTGCAAGGTCCTTTGCATCTTCATCGAGGTCCTATTGGGGTGGTTATGGTAAAGGTAGCACAAAAGATTATTCTACTGCTGCCTCTCCTTCGGCAACAGCATCTGCAGCATCAATGAATTATGATAGTGCCTTGACAAGTGTATCCCATTATAATATAGCAGTGGCATTTCAGCCTAAAAACCGTGAAGAatccaatttatttaaGAAGAAACAGCCAAGCCCATCATTGCAATCACCATCAGGAGaagataatttatttgtttccAATGAAAAAGCTGGTTGCATAGCCGTTGGTGTCGCTGATGGTGTGGGAGGTTGGTCTGAGGCAGGATATGATTCGTCGGCCATTTCTCGTGAACTTTGTGCATCACTTAGGAGACAATTTGAATCAGGTGCTGCGAGTAATCCAAAGCAACTATTATCCTTGGCATTTAAAGAGATTTTGTCTTCTCCACAAGTAGAAATAGGAGGAACTACTGCCTGTTTAGGTGTGCTCACGTCTGACCTAAAATTGCATGTTGCTAATTTAGGCGACTCGTGGTGTGGGTTATTCAGAGACtctaaattgataaatgaaACCAACTTCCAGACGCATAACTTTAACACTCCATTTCAATTGGCTAAAATCCCTGAGGAAATTGTAAGACAAGCAAAATTGCAGGGCAGAAGATACATAATTGACTCGCCTGAAGCTGCTGACGAGTACACTTGGGACTTGAAAAGTGGGGACGTGGTTATGTTTGCTACAGATGGAGTAACAGATAATGTGATACCCCAGGATATAGAATTATTTCTTAAGGATCATGAGGAATCTAATCAGTTGGACGAGGTAGCCAATAGATTTGTGAAAGAAGTAGTAAAAGTAAGCAAGGACAGCAATTTTCCAAGTGCATTTGCTCAGGAGTTGTCGAGGCTAACAGGTCAAAAATACCTTGGTGGGAAAGAAGACGATATAACAGTTGTGTTGATAAAGGTTAAATAG
- a CDS encoding cell division control protein, putative (Similar to S. pombe CDC15;~Similar to S. cerevisiae MAD1) translates to MRVSNPQSSKTLFVNNFWGNSPEKSFEIVTTRIKDSLNTLNEIINFYQEKINIEKEYTKKLEKLQSKCILGTNETGTLKQSLDKLSIENQSMINYNHKFIKTIIHTNLEKLQTFQQLYTQRVNKLEHHMGKVLIKRQQALKELEYYKSKYQEECTQLKSLRLSLQTTWGRELDKNQQKFNKINSQINSTRKHYHMALVNYKEINEIYKRDWSISLNDFYKLEVERIQVTKINCFNYCNNIATLCVDQDSAVDLARPMFAQIQPITDLEEFSGNYGTGNKIFNDPEFVDYMTGCEEPRIGYTLSNFPNPDCSNILTRTYSTYTGNGNTSKQIEQKRSDDKLNDNIFTQPHVVQYNPAPASAPNKEMSKLPIPKLPPTNNRTKTPSPTRKPPSDYHSNYSDDIFSKDERLQSSNGSSDYSSERNWASPRKREKQLQEVQEKISRRATNDFKNIPKVPEPEKVPVIKDFSIDFIAKALEDLNAGGNGDVNQFRRSLRNGRPKSDFIDDRDEVAKRHESINFNRPKSTVPRRSLKLTPVNRKPFVTKAIARYSFKPQHEGELYFKKGWQMYIIHKQEDNWFVCELGENCLQSSGMIGLVPGNYVIEGDDLF, encoded by the coding sequence ATGCGAGTATCAAACCCACAGCTGTCGAAAACCCTATTTGTGAATAACTTTTGGGGTAACTCCCCAGAAAAGAGCTTTGAAATCGTCACAACTAGGATCAAAGATTCATTGAATACACTAAATGAAATAATCAACTTTTATCAAGAGAAAATTAATATCGAGAAAGAATACACCAAAAAGCTAGAGAAGCTCCAAAGCAAATGTATATTAGGGACCAATGAAACAGGAACTTTGAAGCAGTCACTAGATAAGCTTTCCATCGAGAATCAACTGATGATTAACTACAACCATAAGTTCatcaaaacaataatcCACACCAACTTAGAGAAGCTACAGACGTTCCAACAGCTATATACACAAAGAGTCAACAAATTAGAACACCATATGGGAAAAGTGCTAATAAAGAGACAGCAGGCTCTAAAAGAATTGGAGTATTACAAATCCAAATACCAAGAAGAATGTActcaattaaaatcattgcGACTACTGCTCCAAACTACATGGGGTCGAGAATTGGACAAAAATCAACAGAAATTtaacaaaataaatagTCAAATAAACCTGACACGCAAACACTATCATATGGCATTAGTAAattataaagaaattaatgaaatctACAAGCGAGATTGGAGTATATCGTTAAACGATTTCTATAAACTTGAAGTTGAGAGAATACAAGTcacaaaaatcaattgcttCAATTACTGTAATAATATTGCCACATTATGTGTCGACCAGGATCTGGCAGTGGATCTCGCAAGACCAATGTTTGCCCAGATACAGCCTATAACTGATCTTGAAGAGTTCAGTGGGAATTACGGTACAGGTAACAAGATTTTCAATGACCCTGAATTTGTGGATTATATGACAGGCTGCGAGGAACCTAGAATAGGATACACATTACTGAATTTTCCAAATCCAGATTGTTCAAATATACTCACAAGAACATATTCGACATACACCGGAAATGGAAATACATCAAAACAAATAGAACAAAAGAGAAGTGACGATAAATTGAACGACAACATTTTTACACAACCACATGTAGTCCAGTATAACCCTGCTCCTGCTTCTGCTCCTAATAAAGAAATGTCAAAGCTACCGATACCAAAGTTACCCCCAACAAACAACAGAACGAAAACTCCATCGCCGACCCGGAAACCACCGTCCGACTACCATTCTAATTATTCAGATGATATATTTTCCAAGGATGAAAGATTACAATCCAGCAATGGCTCTTCAGATTATAGTTCTGAGAGAAATTGGGCATCACCAAGGAAAAGAGAAAAGCAACTTCAAGAAGTTCAAGAGAAAATAAGTCGAAGAGCAACCAACGATTTCAAGAATATTCCCAAAGTACCAGAACCTGAAAAGGTTCCTGTTATaaaagatttttcaatagatTTCATTGCCAAGGCTCTTGAGGATTTAAATGCAGGAGGCAATGGGGATGTTAATCAGTTTAGAAGATCATTAAGAAACGGGCGTCCCAAGTCAGATTTTATTGACGATAGAGATGAAGTTGCCAAACGACAcgaatcaattaatttcaatcgACCCAAATCAACAGTGCCAAGACGATCATTAAAACTTACCCCGGTCAACCGAAAACCATTTGTCACCAAAGCCATTGCTAGATATTCATTCAAACCTCAACATGAGGGTGAATTATACTTTAAAAAGGGCTGGCAAATGTATATTATTCACAAACAAGAAGATAATTGGTTTGTATGTGAATTAGGCGAGAACTGCCTTCAGTCATCAGGTATGATTGGCTTGGTTCCTGGCAACTATGTTATTGAAGGAGATGATTTATTCTGA
- a CDS encoding vacuolar segregation protein, putative (Similar to S. cerevisiae PEP7;~In S. cerevisiae: multivalent adaptor protein that facilitates vesicle-mediated vacuolar protein sorting by ensuring high-fidelity vesicle docking and fusion, which are essential for targeting of vesicles to the endosome; required for vacuole inheritance): MQINSTPPRKINRISFSDQGFSIGDSEYNAPGSPIKRSHWKQQSSANQCTLCDTTLSVKNGIVNCRKCGELFCNEHTHYKVRLRNPDKGEATPQYDSSGVWCRCCETCFFNKQKSTEINSVDLTEQFKQNRSAKVEAHQLHRTRIQRNFIKLTDSLMNNSSVDDIANWSPNTKNCSICFVEFNLFIRRHHCRLCGSVVCDDPNGTRKGCSINVPLVKLVEKLPQLNYANEYEDIDENIRFRCCITCKNSLLFDWKRSIDSDNKVLVMYEGMLLQRQQIEKLMPQYEQSVGHNNDSSKLRNKLVHILKELETLVIQFRNEFFTRDNERIVIRTGFESYEKVITNIYQGIAVFLQDNLLKYKQITDKYKQQTEIPRTPSPPRLTKKEIREMREQLMVMNEQKFLVENLIKDYTKARRFDELDSLIANKNELTETIARLENELGEFGF, translated from the coding sequence ATGCAAATCAACAGCACCCCACCAAGAAAGATCAATCGGATTTCGTTTCTGGATCAAGGCTTTAGTATTGGTGATTCTGAATATAATGCACCTGGTTCGCCCATCAAACGATCGCATTGGAAGCAACAGTCATCAGCAAATCAATGCACACTTTGTGATACAACACTAAGTGTCAAGAATGGGATAGTCAACTGCCGCAAATGTGGCGAATTGTTTTGCAATGAACATACTCATTATAAGGTGCGATTACGGAATCCAGATAAGGGCGAAGCAACCCCACAGTATGATTCTCTGGGGGTATGGTGCCGATGTTGCGAGActtgttttttcaataagCAGAAATCTACCGAGATCAACAGTGTTGATTTGACAGAACAATTTAAACAGAATCGTCTGGCAAAAGTTGAAGCACACCAGTTACATCGAACAAGAATACAACGCAATTTTATAAAGTTGACCGATTCACTAATGAACAACTCCTCGGTTGATGATATTGCAAATTGGTCTCCCAACACTAAGAATTGTtctatttgttttgttgagttcaatttgtttataagACGGCATCATTGTCGATTATGTGGCAGTGTTGTTTGTGATGATCCAAACGGCACTCGCAAGGGATGTTCAATCAATGTCCCGTTGGTGAAGCtagttgaaaaattgcCACAGTTGAACTATGCAAACGAGTATGAGGATATAGATGAGAACATAAGGTTCAGATGTTGTATTACTTGCAAGaattctttattgtttgattggAAGAGAAGTATCGATAGTGATAATAAAGTGCTAGTTATGTATGAAGGGATGTTACTACAAAGGCAACAGATTGAGAAGTTGATGCCGCAGTATGAGCAACTGGTAGGTCACAACAACGATTCCAGCAAGTTACGTAACAAATTGGTTCACATTTTGAAAGAACTAGAAACTTTAGTTATTCAATTCAGAAATGAGTTTTTTACAAGAGACAATGAACGTATTGTGATTCGTACTGGATTTGAGCTGTATGAAAAAGTTATTACAAACATTTATCAAGGAATTGCGGTATTTTTACAGGACAATTTGCTAAAGTATAAACAGATTACCGACAAGTACAAGCAGCAAACAGAGATTCCAAGAACTCCGTCTCCACCGCGGCTCACAAAGAAAGAGATCAGAGAAATGAGAGAGCAattgatggtgatgaatGAACAAAAGTTTcttgttgaaaatttgatcaaAGACTATACCAAAGCAAGACGGTTTGACGAGTTGGATTCGTTGATAGCTAATAAAAATGAGCTAACCGAAACAATTGCAAGACTTGAAAATGAGCTAGGAGAGTTTGgattttaa
- a CDS encoding ATP synthase E chain, mitochondrial, putative (Similar to S. cerevisiae TIM11 (ATP21)) — protein sequence MSTFNVLRYSLLGAGIVYGAYTRYSVDSAFKAEQAAKKWRQEEKLIQQAKAEYAKLHTPKKDTSSASTSGSINWEDPNLDLGKALESLIQKLD from the coding sequence ATGTCCACATTTAATGTATTGAGATATTCCCTTTTAGGAGCTGGTATTGTTTACGGTGCTTACACTAGATACTCAGTGGATTCAGCTTTTAAAGCCGAACAAGCAGCAAAGAAATGGAGACAAGAAGAGAAATTAATCCAACAAGCCAAAGCTGAATATGCCAAATTACATACTCCTAAGAAAGATACTAGCAGTGCTTCTACATCTGGCTCAATCAACTGGGAAGATCCAAACTTGGATCTTGGCAAGGCTTTAGAATcattaattcaaaaattagATTAA
- a CDS encoding RNA polymerase II transcriptional coactivator, putative (Similar to S. cerevisiae SUB1): MAFRRGAPASFTSTSNEVEISLDSKKQVTVRKFNNVNLVDIREFYTDKEGVKRPGKKGISLTEDAYYKLLEATNKIQNALDDLNGGASNKRVKLDNKQEKRDKPLKKEPERKAIVEKEEEVTETKQQVPEPQEEEEEEEISDADE, from the coding sequence ATGGCATTTAGAAGAGGGGCACCGGCATCGTTTACATCCACATCGAATGAAGTCGAAATTCTGTTGGATCTGAAGAAGCAAGTCACTGTCCGTAAATTTAACAACGTCAATTTAGTCGATATCAGAGAGTTTTATACTGATAAGGAGGGCGTCAAGAGACCAGGTAAAAAGGGGATATCATTGACTGAAGACGCCTACTATAAGTTGTTGGAAGCAACCAATAAGATTCAAAATGCTTTAGACGATTTAAATGGTGGGGCTCTGAACAAAAGAGTAAAATTAGACAACAAGCAGGAAAAACGGGACAAGCCATTGAAAAAGGAGCCTGAAAGGAAAGCTATTGTtgagaaagaagaagaggtgACGGAAACCAAGCAACAAGTCCCAGAACCacaagaagaggaagaagaagaagagatCAGTGATGCAGATGAATAG
- a CDS encoding C3HC4 zinc-binding integral peroxisomal membrane protein peroxin, putative (Similar to S. cerevisiae PEX10;~spliced gene), with protein MNKQLPFADAATIVRAHQKDAYFESSYRTQLQELFQFLKGQRFVNAYPQEITVLAKAVYLSLTTLLGARTLGEEYVDLIYVNRTGNRLPRLLPRLGFIFSYALVPYIISKIVKKLKNKEDDWVSEALSNYYKVLDTILNLHVALFYFKGEFYSLSKRLFGLRYAFGHHKEPEKMQGRNYSLLGGIIVLQFIVKTLVGMKSKEQKQTEDIIDDAKIRSINQLSQLSENYSAEYIIDLSDEKQLPYLPEPSRSCMLCLSPMVNPSAANCGHLFCWDCIVDWIREHPECPLCRQQCLEQHLLPLK; from the exons ATGAACAAACAGCTTCCATTTGCAGATGCAGCTACAATTG TACGTGCACATCAAAAAGATGCCTACTTTGAATCCTCCTACAGAACACAGTTACAAGAGTTGTTCCAGTTTTTGAAAGGACAACGATTTGTTAATGCATATCCCCAGGAAATAACAGTTTTAGCAAAGGCAGTTTACTTACTGTTAACCACTCTATTGGGGGCTAGGACTTTAGGTGAAGAAtatgttgatttaatatatGTGAATCGAACAGGAAACCGACTTCCGAGATTACTACCTAGATTAGgttttatattttcttATGCTTTGGTTCCGTATATCATCAGCAAGAttgtgaaaaaattgaaaaataagGAAGATGATTGGGTAAGTGAAGCCTTGTCAAACTACTACAAGGTCTTGGACACAATCTTGAATCTACATGTTGCGCTATTTTACTTTAAGGGAGAGTTTTATTCCCTTTCGAAACGTTTATTTGGATTACGCTATGCATTTGGACATCACAAAGAACCCGAGAAAATGCAAGGGCGAAACTATTCATTACTAGGTGGGATAATTGTTTTACAATTTATCGTAAAAACCCTTGTGGGAATGAAAAGTAAGGAACAGAAACAAACGGAAGacataattgatgatgcCAAAATTAGAAGCATCAACCAATTATCCCAACTTAGCGAGAACTACTCGGCTGAATATATTATCGATTTGTCGGATGAAAAACAGTTGCCATATTTACCAGAACCATCGAGAAGTTGTATGTTGTGTTTGTCGCCAATGGTGAATCCGTCAGCAGCAAATTGTGGccatttgttttgttggGACTGCATTGTGGATTGGATTAGAGAACACCCAGAGTGTCCGCTCTGTCGTCAACAATGTTTGGAACAACATTTATTGCCcttaaaataa
- a CDS encoding azole resistance protein, putative — MSLETFRESKTYKWTSKVISFLIGQWFFIFLGVFIALAHSYPEFAKQGGTIRAEYSIGYGAVAVIFLISGLSMSTKQLLVNVANWRAHFTVLSMSFLITSAIIFGIASGIKASHNGEIDDWLLIGLIVTHACPTTVSSNVVMTKQAHGNDILTLCEVFIGNVLGAFITPALLQMYMTGTWEIGNPSHQTDGDSTVQELYAETMKQLGLSVFVPLFVGQVVQNIFPKQTKWCLTTFKLSKVGSFMLLLIMFQSFSTAFAQHAFTSVSHASIIFLVFFNIGIYLFFTVLTYLYSRPFWILRVFKEEPNESSSKLYRYSYAFFRPFYYNRKDTVAVMLCGPAKTAALGVSLVSSQYGSHNPKLGIILVPLVLYQAEQVMTANVLVNFMRKWIHAEDKVPEDEETSVGSDNDPKK, encoded by the coding sequence ATGTCTTTGGAAACATTTCGAGAATCAAAAACGTATAAATGGACCTCCAAGGTCATATCATTTCTTATAGGACAATggtttttcatttttcttggTGTGTTTATTGCTCTAGCCCATTCTTATCCTGAATTCGCCAAACAGGGAGGAACTATTCGAGCTGAGTACTCTATTGGCTACGGAGCTGTTGCAGTGATTTTTCTTATCAGTGGATTATCTATGTCCACCAAACAATTATTGGTCAATGTTGCAAATTGGAGAGCTCATTTTACTGTATTATCCATGTCGTTCTTGATCACCAGTGCCATTATCTTCGGAATCGCTCTGGGTATTAAAGCTAGCCATAATGGGGAAATTGATGACTGGCTATTAATAGGTTTGATTGTCACCCATGCATGTCCAACAACTGTGTCTTCAAACGTGGTCATGACCAAACAGGCACACGGTAATGACATTTTGACGTTGTGTGAAGTCTTTATCGGTAATGTTTTGGGTGCATTTATCACGCCAGCATTGTTACAAATGTACATGACAGGAACTTGGGAAATAGGTAATCCAAGTCACCAAACGGACGGGGATTCCACAGTGCAAGAGTTATACGCCGAGACTATGAAACAATTGGGGTTATCAGTGTTTGTGCCGTTGTTTGTTGGTCAAGttgttcaaaatattttcccaaaacaaaccaaatGGTGTTTGACAACTTTCAAGTTGAGCAAAGTTGGGTCCtttatgttgttgttaattaTGTTCCAGTCGTTTTCCACTGCTTTTGCCCAACATGCATTCACCAGTGTCAGTCATGCCTCTATCATATTCCTAgtgtttttcaatattgggatttatttgtttttcacTGTTCTAACGTACTTATATTCCCGCCCGTTTTGGATACTAAGAGTATTCAAAGAAGAACCAAACGAGTCGTCCAGTAAACTTTATCGGTATAGTTATGCATTCTTCCGTCCATTTTATTACAACAGAAAAGATACTGTTGCAGTCATGTTGTGTGGTCCAGCAAAAACAGCAGCTTTGGGGGTGTCCTTGGTTTCTTCTCAATACGGGTCACATAATCCTAAGTTGGGTATAATCTTGGTGCCGTTGGTTCTTTATCAAGCGGAACAAGTGATGACTGCTAACGTTTTGGTGAACTTTATGAGAAAATGGATACACGCAGAAGATAAGGTACCTGAAGACGAAGAAACTTCTGTGGGATCAGACAATGATccaaagaaataa
- a CDS encoding NAD(+)-specific d-arabinose dehydrogenase, putative (Similar to S. cerevisiae ARA2) codes for MLHPIGKPEVIQPYSIKNLPPLIIGGAVFNYQYTSDPHSLPVQELIERAFQLGLNALDTSPYYGPSEEIIGEALQRISFSRDQYYVCTKAGRVKLDEFDYSRSSVRQSVKRSLKRLGTSYIDLVYMHDIEFVDPDQVMDALRELHLLKCEGLIKNFGISGYPVKFLYEIALRCKNEIAPLDAVLSYCNGCIQNTLLFEYHDKLLQDCDVQIVLNGSILSMSMLRSDITHSFHPASQALKQRVADIAQKLKEENVELADLATRFAIKEWLFKYKSGIVLGVSNLHELESAVQCYWDVKSGVFNDEKLVEQVQTSLAEHLNETWSSGKH; via the coding sequence ATGCTTCATCCAATTGGCAAACCTGAAGTGATTCAGCCATACTCGATTAAAAATCTACCTCCATTGATAATTGGAGGAGCTGTGTTTAATTATCAATACACTTCTGACCCCCATTCCCTTCCTGTACAAGAATTAATCGAAAGGGCTTTCCAACTAGGTTTAAATGCCCTTGACACTTCACCGTATTATGGGCCATCTGAGGAGATTATTGGCGAAGCCTTGCAaagaatttcattttctcGAGACCAATATTACGTTTGCACCAAGGCTGGTCGGGTCAAATTGGACGAATTTGATTACAGCCGATCTAGTGTTCGCCAGTCCGTAAAGAGATCCTTAAAACGTTTGGGGACTTCCTACattgatttggtttatATGCATGATATCGAATTTGTTGATCCGGATCAGGTCATGGACGCATTAAGAGAATTACATTTGCTTAAATGTGAAGGGCTTATTAAGAATTTCGGGATTTCGGGCTATCCAGTGAAATTTTTATACGAAATTGCTCTTAGATGTAAAAACGAGATTGCTCCGTTAGATGCGGTATTGTCATACTGTAACGGATGCATCCAAAATAcattattgtttgaataTCACGATAAACTCTTACAAGACTGTGATGTCCAGATAGTTTTAAATGgatcaattctttcaatgTCGATGTTGAGATCAGATATAACACATTCATTCCATCCTGCGTCTCAAGCATTAAAACAACGAGTTGCTGACATTGctcaaaaattgaaagaagaaaacgTTGAATTAGCTGACTTGGCTACTCGATTCGCCATAAAAGAATGGTTgttcaaatataaatctGGTATAGTTTTAGGAGTCTCGAACTTACACGAGTTGGAGTCAGCAGTACAATGTTACTGGGATGTAAAGAGTGGAGTTTTCAACGACGAAAAGTTGGTAGAGCAAGTACAGACATCATTAGCTGAACATTTGAATGAAACATGGTCTAGTGGCAAGCATTGA